The genomic segment AGCACTAACGCAACACTGCTCACATTTAGGCTTGCGGGCTGTACAGATATACCTACCATGTAAAATAAGCCAATGGTGCGCTTTAGGTATCATTTCTTGCGGAATATACTTAACAAGCTGCCGCTCGGCTTGAAGAACATTTTTAGCTTTTACCAATCCAATTCGGTTAGATACTCTAAACACGTGCGTATCGACTGCCATAGCAGGTTGTTCGTATAAAACAGATAAAATAACATTCGCCGTTTTACGACCTACACCAGGTAAAGCTACTAACTCTTGAAATGAAATAGGTACCTTCCCTTGATGCTTCTCTACAAGTATTCTGCTCATGTTGACTAAATGCTTAGCTTTATTGTTGGGATAAGAAATACTTTTTATGTAGGGAAGAACAGTTTCAGGGGTTTGTTGAGATAGAGTATATGCATCAGGAAAAGCTGCGAAGAAAGCAGGCGTAACTTGATTTACTCTTTTGTCTGTACATTGAGCAGATAAAATAACCGCTACCAACAATTGATAAGGATTTTGATACTGCAACTCGGTTTGAGCTGCTGGATATTTCTCCGATAACGTAGATAGGACTTTCTCGTACCGTTCCTCAATGTTCATCTTTTTCGTAATTTTGTTTTATGAACGAATATAAATGGGGAAAAATTTTTCTTTTTGTTGGGATATTTGTTGTACAAGGATACGCACAGGATAAAGCGAAAGCCTTATTTGAAGAGAGCATCAGAATAATAGACACAGCTACTGTTAAACTACCTCGCACAAAATTAACAGAAATTTACAAACAAATAAGGACAAAATATCCTGAAAGTGATTATGCCATTTTTTGTAAAGCTTGGTTAAAAGAGTCCAAAAAAATTCGCGACCAAATCAATGACTATACGGCATTTATCAACAAAAAACCTGAAATAGGATTAAGTTTAGCATACGCTTATCGTGCAGACTTGTACATTGAGATAAAAGAATATCAAAAAGCTTTAGCGGATTTAGACAAAGCCGTTCAGCTTAAACCTGACTTTTATTTTGCCTATTGGCGCAGAGGAATTGCTTACATTCGCATGGAAGCTTATGAAAAAGCAATTGAAGATTTAACTCAAGCCATTAAAATAAATCCTAAATTCACAGGTGCATACTGCGATAGAGGGGACGCATACTTGCGCTTGGGACAAACTAAGCTTGCTTTCAAAGATTATGAAAAAGCTATTCAACTTTCTCCAAATATGACTTTCCCTTATAACTACCGCGCTATGGCTTATGTAGAGTTAGAAAATTACAAAGCTGCTTTGCTTGACCTCAATCGTGTGCTAAGCATTAACAAAAATAATCATAATGCTTATTACTACAGAGGAGTTTGCTATTATGACATGGGCGAGTATGATAAAGCCGCAGATGACTTTACAATGGCTATCCAACTATATCCCGATAAGCCTATTTACTATGTTAATAGAGCAGAGAATTTTATGATTCTTAAAAAATACCAAAATGCAATTATAGATGCTGAAACTGCATACGCTTTTGACAACGAAGATTCAAATCCTCTTGTAATCAAGGCTTTGGCAGAGAAAAAAAATCATAACTTTGAAGAAGCACTAAATACAGTTAAAAAAGCTATTGAAATTAACGTTACTGTAGATAGCAAAATTAGAAAAAAAATTCAGGAAGCAAACGAAATGGGCGTTAAATAGACAGGAATTTAGTAATAAAAAAGCAGGTAGAGCTTAATCTACCTGCTTAAGTGCATGTTTGAGCGGTGTTACTTACTTATAGTCAGCACAGGCATGCCAACAACGATCTTCACAGTCATGCCAACAGTCTGTATTCGCATCCCTTGCCATATCCTCACCGAAGGTTTCAAAGTAAAGCGCTTTGGTACGACAGAAAGCTTGTTTTAAGTTTTCGGCATCTTGTTCGCCCCGCATACCGAAGTAAGGGAAGTGGTGCAAGTAGTGTCCGAATATTTTTTCGCAATCTTTGTGGTATGCGCGGGTGTCAAGAATGTGATAGTGCCAGAATTTGTCCATGATTCGGTTGGGTACCATTCCCTTACCGTACTTTTTACAGAGATGCAAGTAACGCTTGTACTCTAACTCTGCACTTTCGCATTGCTCTTTTGTCCAATTTTCCCCTTCTTCGGGGTCCTGCAGCTTCATTTTAACCATTTCAAGGTCAATTGAAGCAATCTCAGGGGCAATACCTTTTTGAATAAGGTATGCCACGCGCGCCGCACTGATAGGCGCAGGATAGATTAACTCTGCTGTTTCCATATATGTATTGAAATTAAAGGCAACGCTGTAAGTATTTAGCTAATCCAATATCTTTTTAGCCAACGTTTTCTATCTCCTCCAATTTGCGTCCTGGCATGTAAAATTCTTTGATTATCAATAACTAAAACATCACTTGGCTGTAACTTGAATCGAACAGGATTAGCTTTTTGAATAGCTTGCTCAAAGGCTATCAAGGCAGGATTATTTTTGTCCTCTTCGTTAAGTAGCCAAAAGGAGTAATAAAATAAGCGTTTTCCATTTTGATACAAAATTAAAGGGTGAGATTCGGGATCATCTTCAAAAACTTTATGTTCGTACAAATGTATTCTCGCCAAAGAATTTTGATGCTCTATTTCTAGCTGCTCAAAAACTTCATTTGCATCTAAAAGTAGTGTCTCACCGCCTTGGCTACACTGTTCTATACAGTACCAGAGAATGTATTTTGCTCGGGAGTGGTCAGTGTGAAATCTTAAGGCTTTGGCAGAAGTTACTAACGCTTTACTCTCGGGCTTAACTTTCACATCAGTAACGAATATCACCCTACCTAACATGTCTAGAATTTCTTCCAAGCTTTGAACAGGTACTTTGGGAATATACAGGTATCCTATTTTTGCCAAAGTCTCTGAAATGTTTGCTACGTTTGGGTACATAATGTTTTCTACCTTACAATATGTCAGATATTGTACCCTTCTTTTTCATTTCCCAAAAGTATATTGATTTTGAGCTATTTAATTTTTTTACATTGAAAATAAAAAAGCATATTTTTGTAGCTTAGGAAAAAAACTTCCTATCTTTGAATAGAGCTGCTTTGATCATGAAGAAAGAAAAGAAAGTTTATATTACTTGGCATTATACTCGCCATGGGATTGTGTATTTAAAGCACATCTTAACTTTATTTTGGCAGAAAGGACTATCCAAAGACATACGCTTCAAAAACGCTGAACAAGTGCAACTTATGGACTTGTTCAATAATCCCAAAAGTAAGAAATGCAAAAAGTTTGTATTTGATGAAATAATTTACT from the Bacteroidia bacterium genome contains:
- a CDS encoding TauD/TfdA family dioxygenase, which produces MYPNVANISETLAKIGYLYIPKVPVQSLEEILDMLGRVIFVTDVKVKPESKALVTSAKALRFHTDHSRAKYILWYCIEQCSQGGETLLLDANEVFEQLEIEHQNSLARIHLYEHKVFEDDPESHPLILYQNGKRLFYYSFWLLNEEDKNNPALIAFEQAIQKANPVRFKLQPSDVLVIDNQRILHARTQIGGDRKRWLKRYWIS
- the nth gene encoding endonuclease III, whose translation is MNIEERYEKVLSTLSEKYPAAQTELQYQNPYQLLVAVILSAQCTDKRVNQVTPAFFAAFPDAYTLSQQTPETVLPYIKSISYPNNKAKHLVNMSRILVEKHQGKVPISFQELVALPGVGRKTANVILSVLYEQPAMAVDTHVFRVSNRIGLVKAKNVLQAERQLVKYIPQEMIPKAHHWLILHGRYICTARKPKCEQCCVSAFCEYYSNLQTTDLE
- a CDS encoding tetratricopeptide repeat protein, with product MNEYKWGKIFLFVGIFVVQGYAQDKAKALFEESIRIIDTATVKLPRTKLTEIYKQIRTKYPESDYAIFCKAWLKESKKIRDQINDYTAFINKKPEIGLSLAYAYRADLYIEIKEYQKALADLDKAVQLKPDFYFAYWRRGIAYIRMEAYEKAIEDLTQAIKINPKFTGAYCDRGDAYLRLGQTKLAFKDYEKAIQLSPNMTFPYNYRAMAYVELENYKAALLDLNRVLSINKNNHNAYYYRGVCYYDMGEYDKAADDFTMAIQLYPDKPIYYVNRAENFMILKKYQNAIIDAETAYAFDNEDSNPLVIKALAEKKNHNFEEALNTVKKAIEINVTVDSKIRKKIQEANEMGVK